In one window of Deinococcus sonorensis KR-87 DNA:
- a CDS encoding GAF domain-containing protein, with translation MRDGLPLDEHVAAAPELAAALEVFLALTDLAGSERDVLDLTRTAYDLIDTHLTGYSAAYFEARDQRWTAQTWSPALTDDQVDRIRAGLPLDMPAFARALETHHPVFIEAGHTEGRGHVDFTDAGGPSCVYPLVAAGEVRGLFVVGRRGGHPWRPRDRALVEALGRSLTLALDRTEQARGLREERAALEAFAVFTEQAGSETDVLTLAREAVRVVRDNLVHVSVVYYERGGDRWTARVWSEDVAPEVIAQLVQGVPVDAPNLAEAVERGVTVFVDRWDAAADAVPAARAYGAAAFVPLFSGGEARWMLAVGTRDTRVWSEREKAVVRSVGRAFGLALDRAHTARQLTAQHLELDARTRALDGFAALTHELGVQADVYELIRRAQEVVLSLLSAGYVLYYEREGPRWRNRVQVGDVRDADLQAFIDAGPRVGATPSVDVPWTTRRALYQDRYARGSDTPPELVGHVSAAASLPVMRDGEPVGVFIAVLFEHRAWSREDRVVLETVVGSLGLALERAEQTRQLAEQRAEVEARNRVLSSFEAWTRDLTDDAGVHELIRRAQALLYELVPVQATVYYEREGDRWWVRSMLGEYGNDTLRQAHEVGLAHASTGNLRAPFESGEVTYVEPYDETVDGLGDATAHVRAMAMLPLGSSAGIRGIFGLARFERGGWSSTERSIIEAVGNSLRLALDRADKAADLARERTALAAHTAALTAANEELEAFAYSVSHDLRTPVRHITGYTTLLRRRLGGALDEQAARYLKVVEDAADRMNTLIDAMLDLSRTSRQPLQMGVVDLEALVRSVQVELDAGRRKAAPSSGGSRRCRSRRATTTCCGRCCSTCWATP, from the coding sequence ATGCGTGACGGCCTTCCTCTCGACGAACACGTGGCCGCCGCGCCGGAGTTGGCGGCCGCGCTGGAGGTCTTCCTGGCATTGACCGACCTCGCCGGCAGCGAACGCGATGTGCTCGACCTGACCCGCACGGCGTACGACTTGATCGATACGCACCTCACCGGGTACAGCGCCGCGTATTTTGAGGCGCGCGACCAGCGCTGGACGGCGCAGACGTGGTCCCCGGCGCTGACCGACGACCAGGTGGACCGGATCCGCGCGGGCCTGCCGCTCGACATGCCCGCGTTCGCGCGGGCGCTCGAGACGCACCACCCGGTGTTCATCGAGGCCGGGCACACGGAAGGCCGAGGGCACGTTGACTTCACGGACGCGGGCGGGCCGTCGTGCGTGTATCCGTTGGTCGCCGCGGGGGAGGTGCGGGGCCTCTTCGTCGTCGGCCGGCGGGGCGGGCACCCGTGGCGGCCGCGCGACCGCGCCCTGGTCGAGGCGCTGGGGCGCAGCCTCACCCTGGCGCTCGACCGGACCGAGCAGGCGCGGGGCCTGCGGGAGGAACGCGCGGCGCTCGAAGCGTTCGCGGTGTTCACCGAGCAGGCGGGCAGTGAAACGGACGTGCTGACCCTCGCGCGAGAGGCGGTGCGGGTGGTGCGCGACAACCTGGTGCACGTCAGCGTCGTGTACTACGAGCGAGGCGGCGACCGCTGGACGGCCCGGGTGTGGTCCGAGGACGTCGCGCCGGAGGTGATCGCGCAACTCGTGCAGGGCGTGCCGGTGGACGCGCCGAACCTCGCGGAGGCCGTCGAGCGCGGCGTCACGGTGTTCGTGGACCGCTGGGACGCGGCCGCGGACGCCGTGCCCGCCGCCCGAGCGTACGGCGCGGCGGCGTTCGTTCCCCTGTTCTCCGGTGGGGAGGCGCGCTGGATGCTCGCGGTGGGCACGCGGGACACCCGCGTGTGGAGCGAACGGGAGAAAGCGGTCGTCCGCTCGGTCGGCCGGGCGTTCGGGCTCGCGCTTGACCGGGCGCACACCGCGCGGCAGCTCACTGCGCAGCATCTAGAGCTGGACGCGCGCACCCGCGCCCTGGACGGCTTCGCCGCGCTGACGCATGAACTGGGCGTGCAGGCCGACGTGTACGAGCTGATCCGGCGGGCGCAGGAGGTGGTGCTGTCGCTGCTGTCCGCCGGGTACGTGCTGTACTACGAACGGGAAGGGCCGCGCTGGCGCAACCGCGTGCAGGTCGGTGACGTCCGCGACGCGGACCTGCAGGCGTTCATCGACGCGGGTCCGCGGGTGGGTGCCACGCCGAGTGTGGACGTCCCGTGGACCACCCGGCGGGCGCTGTATCAGGACCGGTACGCGCGGGGCAGCGACACCCCGCCGGAGCTGGTCGGGCACGTGAGCGCCGCGGCGTCCCTGCCGGTGATGCGCGACGGTGAGCCGGTCGGCGTGTTCATCGCGGTGCTGTTCGAGCACCGCGCGTGGTCCCGCGAGGACCGCGTGGTGCTGGAGACGGTGGTGGGCAGCCTGGGGCTCGCGCTCGAGCGTGCCGAGCAGACCCGGCAGCTGGCGGAGCAGCGCGCGGAGGTGGAAGCGCGCAACCGGGTCCTGTCGTCCTTCGAGGCGTGGACGCGCGACCTGACCGACGACGCCGGCGTCCACGAGCTGATCCGGCGGGCGCAGGCGCTGCTGTACGAACTGGTGCCGGTGCAGGCCACGGTGTACTACGAACGCGAAGGCGACCGCTGGTGGGTGCGCAGCATGCTGGGCGAGTACGGCAATGACACTCTGCGCCAGGCGCACGAGGTGGGCCTGGCGCACGCGTCGACGGGGAACCTGCGCGCGCCGTTCGAGAGTGGAGAGGTCACGTACGTCGAACCGTACGACGAGACCGTGGACGGGTTGGGGGACGCCACCGCCCACGTGCGCGCGATGGCGATGCTGCCCCTGGGGAGCTCGGCCGGCATTCGCGGGATCTTCGGGCTGGCCCGCTTCGAGCGGGGCGGCTGGTCATCCACGGAACGCAGCATCATCGAGGCGGTGGGCAACAGCCTAAGGCTGGCGCTCGACCGGGCGGACAAGGCCGCTGACCTCGCCCGCGAACGGACCGCGCTCGCGGCGCACACGGCGGCGCTGACCGCGGCGAACGAGGAGCTGGAAGCGTTCGCGTACTCGGTGAGTCACGACCTGCGCACGCCCGTGCGGCACATCACCGGGTACACCACGCTGCTGCGCCGGCGGCTGGGCGGAGCGCTGGACGAGCAGGCCGCGCGGTACCTGAAGGTCGTGGAGGACGCCGCCGACCGCATGAACACGCTGATCGACGCGATGCTCGACCTGTCCCGCACCAGCCGGCAGCCGCTGCAGATGGGCGTGGTGGACCTGGAGGCGCTGGTGCGGTCGGTGCAGGTGGAACTGGACGCTGGACGCCGGAAGGCCGCACCCTCGAGTGGCGGGTCGCGCCGTTGCCGCTCGCGCAGGGCGACCACCACCTGCTGCGGCAGGTGCTGCTCAACGTGCTGGGCAACGCCGTGA
- a CDS encoding sensor histidine kinase has translation MPLAQGDHHLLRQVLLNVLGNAVKYTRGRERAVIEVSAQDRPHEVEVEVRDNGAGFDPRYVHKLFGVFQRLHRVDEFEGTGVGLANVRRIVHRHGGTVSASGAPGEGATFRFTLPKPA, from the coding sequence TTGCCGCTCGCGCAGGGCGACCACCACCTGCTGCGGCAGGTGCTGCTCAACGTGCTGGGCAACGCCGTGAAGTACACCCGCGGGCGTGAGCGGGCGGTCATCGAGGTGTCGGCGCAGGACCGCCCGCACGAGGTGGAGGTGGAGGTGCGGGACAACGGGGCCGGCTTCGACCCCCGCTACGTGCACAAGCTGTTTGGGGTGTTCCAGCGGCTGCACCGGGTCGATGAGTTCGAGGGCACCGGGGTGGGCCTCGCCAACGTCCGGCGGATCGTGCACCGGCACGGCGGCACGGTCTCGGCGAGCGGCGCGCCGGGGGAGGGCGCGACGTTCCGCTTCACCCTGCCGAAACCCGCGTGA
- a CDS encoding GNAT family N-acetyltransferase, giving the protein MPAQSPEHLLGAQANKGEWWSVCIRPFQASDLAALQALYESAGLPPAVDQAVTQPEDTLGDDALQRFVATDGRGLVGCAYVARSAWHPPGWYQGEVFVRPIARRRGVGSALAGRVEALAGTLGAETLTTWVDGQAPAAEHFAVRRGFAVVQRFVTMTLNVAHTEGEALDHWVSAARQRGVTLFSYEETGGTGDAPWRLYELNRRLAPLLPGNGEAFPTFEDYRREILEAAWFRPEGQLIAAVGDRWVGLAGLGFYEEGRRLHHEFTAVDAAYQRRGIALALKAWSVQRARAWGVREIRTGNDHSNTAIIELNRRLGYTLQPGVVKLRRAFPTAP; this is encoded by the coding sequence GTGCCCGCGCAGAGCCCGGAGCACCTGCTCGGCGCGCAGGCCAACAAAGGAGAGTGGTGGTCTGTGTGCATCCGTCCGTTCCAGGCGAGTGACCTCGCGGCGCTTCAGGCCCTCTATGAGAGCGCGGGCCTGCCCCCCGCTGTCGACCAGGCGGTCACCCAGCCGGAGGACACGCTGGGAGACGACGCCCTGCAACGGTTCGTCGCCACGGACGGCCGTGGCCTGGTGGGCTGCGCGTACGTGGCCCGCTCGGCGTGGCACCCGCCCGGGTGGTACCAGGGCGAGGTGTTCGTGCGGCCCATCGCCCGCCGAAGGGGCGTGGGGTCGGCCCTGGCGGGCCGCGTCGAGGCGCTGGCCGGGACGCTGGGAGCCGAGACCCTCACCACCTGGGTGGACGGCCAGGCGCCTGCGGCTGAGCACTTCGCGGTTCGGCGCGGGTTTGCGGTGGTGCAGCGCTTCGTGACGATGACGCTGAACGTCGCACACACGGAGGGTGAAGCGCTGGACCACTGGGTGAGCGCCGCACGGCAGCGGGGCGTGACCCTGTTCAGCTACGAGGAGACCGGCGGGACCGGGGACGCGCCGTGGCGGCTGTACGAGCTGAACCGCCGCCTCGCCCCGCTGCTGCCCGGCAACGGCGAGGCGTTCCCGACGTTCGAGGACTACCGGCGGGAGATTCTCGAGGCGGCGTGGTTCCGGCCGGAAGGGCAGCTGATCGCGGCGGTGGGGGACCGCTGGGTGGGGCTGGCGGGCCTGGGCTTCTACGAGGAGGGCCGCCGCCTCCACCACGAATTCACGGCGGTGGACGCCGCGTACCAGCGGCGGGGCATCGCGCTGGCGCTGAAAGCGTGGAGCGTGCAGCGGGCCCGGGCGTGGGGGGTGCGGGAGATCCGCACGGGGAATGACCACTCGAACACGGCCATCATCGAGCTCAACCGCCGCCTGGGGTATACCCTCCAGCCGGGCGTGGTGAAGCTGCGCCGCGCCTTCCCCACGGCACCGTAA
- a CDS encoding globin family protein: protein MNSQQIDLVQSTFRLVEPVAEDAARLFYARLFELDPELRRLFPHDLAGQGRKLMTALGLVVRGLRAPEVILPVARDLGRRHRGYGVRDEHYAVVGDALLWTLERGLGDAFTPEVRAAWGAAYTLLSGEMRAAGAPGPSLPMMQGIR, encoded by the coding sequence ATGAACAGCCAGCAGATTGACCTCGTGCAGTCCACCTTCCGCCTCGTGGAACCGGTGGCCGAGGACGCCGCCCGCCTCTTCTACGCCCGCCTCTTCGAGCTGGACCCTGAGCTGCGCCGCCTCTTCCCGCACGACCTCGCCGGGCAGGGCCGCAAGCTCATGACCGCCCTGGGCCTGGTGGTCCGCGGCCTGCGGGCCCCGGAGGTCATCCTCCCCGTCGCCCGGGACCTGGGGCGGCGGCACCGCGGGTACGGCGTCCGCGACGAGCACTACGCGGTGGTGGGGGACGCGCTGCTGTGGACGCTGGAGCGGGGCCTGGGCGACGCGTTCACCCCGGAGGTGCGGGCGGCCTGGGGCGCCGCCTACACCCTGCTGTCCGGCGAGATGCGCGCGGCGGGCGCCCCCGGCCCGTCCCTTCCGATGATGCAGGGGATCCGGTGA
- a CDS encoding globin domain-containing protein, whose product MTPPLSLTDAQEGLVRTSLARLLRDPDEAARDFYDRLFAADPDARALFRGDLHAQGQKFIATLDVFAGDLSRFGTLRAAARRLGARHAGYGVRPGQYATVGDALLATLAARLGPDFTPEVREAWTLAYRLLAAEMRAGEPGGEP is encoded by the coding sequence GTGACCCCGCCCCTGTCGTTGACCGACGCGCAGGAGGGGCTGGTGCGGACCTCGCTCGCCCGGCTGCTGCGGGACCCGGACGAGGCCGCGCGGGACTTCTACGACCGGCTGTTTGCCGCCGACCCGGACGCCCGGGCGCTGTTCCGGGGCGACCTGCACGCGCAGGGCCAGAAGTTCATCGCCACCCTCGATGTGTTCGCGGGGGACCTCTCCCGGTTCGGCACGCTGCGGGCGGCGGCCCGGCGGCTCGGCGCGCGCCACGCCGGGTACGGGGTGCGCCCCGGGCAGTACGCAACGGTGGGCGACGCGCTGCTGGCCACCCTGGCGGCGCGGCTGGGGCCGGACTTCACGCCCGAGGTGCGGGAGGCCTGGACGCTCGCGTACCGGCTCCTGGCGGCGGAGATGCGCGCGGGCGAGCCCGGGGGCGAACCCTGA
- a CDS encoding ATP-binding protein yields the protein MQARLLGTPSLVVSGQAVRPPSRKSLALLTYVALEGPTPRERLAGLLWSDLPPDGARHNLRQELYRLGRSALAPYLVATPDTVGLTPEVRVDALDVLAFEAAGDHEAALGRYGGPLLDGVDVEGAGGFEEWRQAQRDRLTQAWRRAMTARAAAREAAGDLRGALQAHLEVLAEDALQETHQREAIRLHHALGERAQARERYQEFRALLARELGLDPLPETAAVAAARPERVEPERAAPATEPIPLRPPLVGREGTWAALEAVPCGLALLEGDGGVGKTRLALAFAASFGVPVVCRALEVTRDTPLAPVAGALRAALEDVRAAERLRALEEPWRAETARLVPELAGAAPLPDDNRARFLEGLTRALLAAAGQEGALVFDDIQWADGSTLELMAGLAQRTRGLAHPPRLLATARTPDLDRSPACRAALSGLKRDGVLHVLPLGGLSEDEVRRLVGALSGNPGATLFPGRLHRATSGNPLFLMETLRALHAAGTLRIEGGVWSTPYDDRTVDYAELPIPPGVQEAVLRRVEAFGPLGRRFLDAAGVSADPFFLEDLAAVTAASEWEALETLEGLTGRGLLEPRGPGYAFPHDLVRRSVRAAMSPERARLLHRRLAGVLETRSAPPAQIAEHLQAAGQPREAARWHVRAADAARGVYAYREALEHLERALASAPPPEDAFAWQRQRADLCVHLDDRDARGREIDRLAVLAEQLGTPEAHVTVLTRRAALLDDLGRHEELGRLMAGALPLPEVAPELRAHALHLAGTAEANLRRPAAAERHLRAALAVSPLSNVRRRAILGSLLPGLLDAGRMDEARALIQESLDLARAAQDRHAVALVLNSAARVAFRAGDLAGAVRDLEAGLREARAIHDLRLHTAFLINVIQVHVRAGQLDPAVAALQEGFDLVYDAADPKLEADFQHRLGDVQLLRGRLGPALTAYQAACRSADALGQRTQQLVRRVKLVRLLVALGDAAGARAAAAELTRLIGAGEHEGDARTGRTEHARALLASGDPAGALRALDAAPPSGAAPEREGEQDERALRAEVLLALGDAPGASRVLDTINEPSLRPLALALRVHVARGLGDDDPAPLAAVREALQLDHLPPLDRLRLYRADPADPGGLPLARSLAATLPADRRPAFLAHWGLPDTAAVERGATA from the coding sequence GTGCAGGCAAGGCTCCTCGGAACTCCGTCGCTGGTCGTCTCGGGACAGGCGGTGCGCCCACCGTCGCGCAAGTCGCTCGCCCTGCTCACCTACGTCGCCCTCGAGGGGCCCACCCCGCGCGAGCGGCTGGCCGGGCTGCTGTGGTCGGACCTCCCACCCGACGGGGCGCGGCACAACCTGCGGCAGGAACTGTACCGCCTGGGCCGCTCGGCCCTGGCGCCGTACCTCGTCGCCACGCCCGACACGGTCGGCCTCACGCCGGAGGTGCGGGTGGACGCCCTCGACGTCCTGGCGTTCGAGGCGGCGGGCGACCACGAGGCGGCGCTCGGGCGGTACGGGGGGCCGCTCCTCGACGGGGTGGACGTGGAGGGCGCCGGGGGGTTCGAGGAGTGGCGCCAGGCGCAGCGCGACCGGCTGACCCAGGCGTGGCGCCGCGCGATGACCGCCCGAGCGGCGGCCCGGGAAGCGGCGGGTGACCTGCGCGGGGCGCTGCAAGCCCACCTCGAGGTGCTCGCCGAGGACGCGTTGCAGGAGACGCACCAGCGCGAAGCGATCCGGCTGCACCACGCGCTGGGCGAGCGGGCCCAGGCGCGCGAACGCTATCAGGAGTTCCGCGCGCTGCTCGCCCGGGAACTCGGGCTGGACCCGCTGCCCGAGACGGCAGCGGTGGCGGCGGCCAGGCCGGAGCGGGTCGAGCCGGAGCGCGCCGCACCGGCCACCGAGCCGATCCCGCTGCGCCCGCCGCTGGTGGGCCGCGAGGGCACCTGGGCGGCGCTGGAGGCGGTGCCCTGTGGCCTGGCGCTGCTGGAGGGAGACGGGGGGGTCGGCAAGACCCGGCTCGCGCTCGCCTTCGCGGCGTCGTTCGGCGTGCCGGTGGTGTGCCGCGCGCTGGAAGTCACCCGCGACACGCCGCTCGCCCCGGTCGCCGGAGCGCTGCGCGCGGCGCTGGAGGACGTGCGCGCCGCCGAGCGGCTGCGGGCGCTGGAGGAGCCGTGGCGCGCCGAGACGGCGCGCCTGGTGCCGGAACTGGCGGGAGCGGCCCCGCTGCCGGACGACAACCGCGCGCGGTTCCTGGAGGGCCTCACCCGCGCCCTGCTGGCCGCCGCGGGGCAGGAGGGTGCCCTGGTCTTCGACGACATCCAGTGGGCCGACGGGAGCACGCTGGAGCTGATGGCGGGCCTCGCGCAGCGCACCCGCGGGCTGGCCCACCCCCCGCGGCTGCTCGCCACCGCCCGCACGCCCGACCTGGACCGGTCCCCGGCGTGCCGCGCCGCGCTGTCCGGGCTGAAGCGGGACGGGGTCCTGCACGTCCTCCCCCTCGGCGGCCTCAGCGAGGACGAGGTGCGCCGCCTGGTGGGGGCCCTCTCCGGGAATCCCGGCGCGACGCTGTTCCCGGGGCGGCTGCACCGGGCGACGTCCGGCAATCCCCTTTTCCTGATGGAGACGCTGCGGGCCCTGCACGCGGCGGGCACCCTGCGGATCGAGGGCGGCGTGTGGAGCACCCCCTACGACGACCGGACCGTGGATTACGCGGAGCTGCCGATCCCGCCCGGCGTGCAGGAGGCGGTGCTGCGCCGGGTCGAGGCGTTCGGGCCGCTCGGCCGGCGCTTCCTCGATGCGGCGGGAGTGAGCGCCGACCCGTTCTTTCTGGAGGACCTCGCGGCGGTCACGGCCGCCTCCGAGTGGGAGGCGCTGGAGACGCTGGAGGGCCTGACCGGCCGGGGCCTGCTGGAGCCGCGCGGGCCCGGGTACGCGTTTCCGCACGACCTGGTGCGGCGCTCGGTGCGCGCCGCCATGTCGCCCGAGCGGGCGCGGCTGCTGCACCGCCGCCTCGCGGGCGTGCTGGAGACGCGCTCGGCGCCGCCCGCGCAGATCGCCGAGCACCTGCAGGCCGCGGGACAGCCGCGGGAGGCGGCCCGCTGGCACGTCCGGGCGGCGGACGCGGCCCGCGGCGTGTACGCCTACCGGGAGGCCCTCGAGCACCTGGAGCGGGCGCTGGCGTCCGCCCCCCCTCCCGAGGACGCCTTCGCGTGGCAACGGCAGCGGGCCGACCTGTGCGTTCACCTCGACGACCGCGACGCGCGCGGCCGGGAGATCGACCGGCTGGCGGTCCTCGCCGAACAGCTCGGCACGCCCGAGGCGCACGTCACCGTCCTGACGCGGCGCGCGGCGTTGCTGGATGACCTGGGGCGGCACGAGGAGCTGGGCCGCCTGATGGCGGGGGCGCTGCCGCTCCCCGAGGTGGCCCCCGAGCTGCGGGCCCACGCCCTGCACCTCGCCGGCACCGCCGAGGCGAACCTGCGGCGGCCCGCCGCGGCGGAACGGCACCTGCGGGCGGCGCTGGCGGTCTCACCCCTCAGCAACGTGCGCCGCCGGGCGATCCTGGGGTCGCTGCTGCCGGGCCTGCTGGACGCAGGCCGGATGGACGAGGCGCGCGCCCTGATTCAGGAGAGCCTGGACCTCGCCCGGGCCGCCCAGGACCGTCACGCGGTCGCGCTGGTGCTCAACAGCGCGGCCCGCGTGGCGTTCCGCGCCGGCGACCTCGCGGGGGCCGTGCGGGACCTGGAGGCGGGGCTGCGCGAGGCGCGCGCCATACATGACCTCCGGCTGCACACGGCCTTTCTGATCAACGTCATCCAGGTGCACGTGCGTGCCGGGCAGCTCGACCCCGCGGTGGCGGCCCTGCAGGAGGGCTTCGACCTCGTGTACGACGCCGCGGACCCGAAGCTGGAGGCGGATTTCCAGCACCGCCTGGGGGACGTGCAGCTGCTGCGCGGGCGGCTCGGCCCGGCCCTGACGGCGTACCAGGCGGCGTGCCGCTCGGCGGACGCGCTGGGCCAGCGGACCCAGCAGCTGGTCCGCCGGGTCAAGCTCGTCCGGCTGCTCGTCGCCCTCGGCGACGCGGCGGGCGCCCGGGCGGCGGCGGCGGAGCTCACCCGGCTGATCGGGGCGGGCGAGCACGAGGGGGACGCACGGACAGGCCGCACCGAACACGCCCGCGCGCTGCTGGCCTCGGGCGACCCCGCGGGCGCGCTGCGCGCGCTGGACGCCGCCCCGCCCTCCGGCGCCGCCCCGGAGCGCGAGGGCGAGCAGGACGAGCGGGCGCTGCGCGCTGAAGTGCTGCTGGCGCTGGGAGACGCGCCGGGCGCGTCCCGGGTGCTGGACACCATCAATGAGCCGAGCCTGCGCCCGCTCGCTCTCGCCCTGCGGGTCCACGTGGCCCGCGGGCTGGGGGACGACGACCCCGCGCCGCTGGCCGCGGTCCGCGAGGCGCTGCAGCTGGACCACCTGCCGCCGCTGGACCGGCTGCGGCTGTACCGGGCCGACCCGGCCGACCCAGGGGGACTGCCGCTCGCCCGGAGCCTGGCCGCCACCCTGCCCGCCGACCGTCGACCCGCCTTCCTGGCGCACTGGGGCCTGCCCGACACGGCGGCCGTGGAGCGCGGAGCGACCGCGTGA
- a CDS encoding alpha/beta fold hydrolase gives MFQDFALEMIELPEATLRVRHGGSGPPLLLWHGHPRTHTTWHRVAPMLAQHFTVVCPDLRGFGRSSKPADQPHHEGSSKRAKARDSVALMRHLGFETFNLAGHDRGSYTAFRTAMDHPGVVTRLAVLDSVPLLEALERCDAKFAQAWWHWFFFAQPEKPERAILQDPNAWYRHSPTMATEMGPGNYEDYQWAIHDPETVHGMVEDYRAGLTIDQQHDREDRTAGRRLQCPTLVLWSEQDDLAELYGDVLNVWRPWTTELSGHSIASGHHMAEEAPDQVAETLINFFLDQQR, from the coding sequence ATGTTTCAAGACTTCGCGCTGGAGATGATTGAACTTCCAGAAGCGACGTTACGGGTCAGACACGGCGGTTCGGGTCCTCCCCTGCTGCTCTGGCATGGTCACCCCAGAACCCATACAACGTGGCACCGGGTCGCACCGATGCTCGCGCAGCATTTCACGGTGGTCTGTCCAGACCTGCGCGGCTTCGGACGCTCAAGCAAACCGGCCGATCAACCCCACCACGAGGGCTCGTCGAAACGCGCCAAAGCCAGAGATTCCGTGGCACTGATGCGGCATCTGGGGTTCGAGACGTTCAATCTGGCCGGCCATGATCGGGGCAGTTACACCGCATTCCGAACCGCGATGGACCACCCAGGCGTTGTGACGCGGTTGGCCGTCCTCGACAGTGTCCCTCTTCTCGAAGCGCTGGAGCGGTGCGACGCGAAGTTCGCTCAAGCCTGGTGGCATTGGTTTTTCTTCGCTCAACCGGAAAAACCGGAGCGGGCCATCCTGCAGGATCCGAACGCCTGGTACCGCCATTCACCGACAATGGCCACCGAGATGGGCCCCGGAAACTACGAAGACTACCAGTGGGCCATCCACGATCCGGAGACGGTCCATGGCATGGTCGAGGATTACCGGGCAGGCCTGACGATTGACCAACAGCATGACCGGGAGGACCGGACGGCAGGCCGGAGGCTGCAATGCCCGACCCTCGTGCTCTGGAGTGAGCAGGATGATCTGGCCGAGCTCTATGGGGATGTCCTGAACGTCTGGCGGCCGTGGACCACTGAGCTTTCCGGTCACTCAATCGCTTCGGGTCACCACATGGCAGAGGAAGCGCCGGACCAGGTGGCTGAGACGCTCATCAACTTTTTCCTGGATCAACAGCGCTGA
- a CDS encoding TetR/AcrR family transcriptional regulator, with the protein MTPSDPSHREPRTPLTRERILRASLDLVDQQGLEALSMRRVGQALGVEAMSLYKHVKDKDDLIDGLIDLVIAEIDVPDTADDWKDAMRQRAISAHQVLLRHRWACPLMGSRVNIGPAMLAYINDTFAWLHHGGFTVEQTLDAWHALDGHIYGFTLQQLNLPFAPEEAANMAAVGMELISADQYPHFHAAVAAIVDMGGRVERFEFALDLILDGLERLLTSPSHDTASEGAPTPS; encoded by the coding sequence ATGACCCCTTCAGATCCCTCCCACCGTGAACCCCGAACCCCGCTGACCCGTGAGCGCATCCTCCGTGCCAGCCTTGACCTGGTCGATCAGCAGGGCCTCGAAGCGCTCAGCATGCGGCGCGTCGGCCAGGCGCTCGGCGTCGAAGCCATGTCGCTCTACAAACACGTGAAAGACAAAGACGACCTGATCGATGGCCTGATTGACCTGGTCATCGCTGAGATCGACGTCCCCGACACCGCGGATGACTGGAAGGACGCCATGCGGCAACGCGCGATCTCGGCACACCAGGTGCTGCTCCGCCACCGCTGGGCCTGCCCACTTATGGGTTCACGGGTCAACATCGGACCGGCCATGCTGGCCTACATCAATGACACGTTTGCCTGGCTGCATCACGGCGGATTCACGGTCGAGCAGACGCTCGATGCGTGGCACGCGCTCGATGGCCACATCTACGGCTTTACGCTCCAGCAGCTCAATCTCCCCTTTGCTCCAGAGGAAGCCGCGAACATGGCCGCGGTCGGCATGGAGCTCATCTCTGCCGACCAGTACCCGCACTTCCATGCGGCCGTCGCCGCCATTGTGGACATGGGCGGGCGAGTAGAGCGCTTCGAGTTTGCCCTTGATCTGATCCTCGACGGACTCGAGCGGCTCCTCACCAGCCCAAGTCATGACACGGCGAGTGAGGGCGCACCAACGCCCTCCTGA
- a CDS encoding DUF4386 domain-containing protein yields the protein MNDTLRNSNEGPEHRPLQSATALTSGVALLLMAVLALFAEFFVRARLMDPNDLTVTLHHLRTSASLFRAGIAANLIVAVLDVIVAVTLYEVFRHAGRGLALLAAAHRVVYAAVFATATLGQMLAVHLATGANVLPGGPSNLLASAFLDMNAFGWQIGLVFFAVHLAMLGGLIVRSGAAPRWIGVLLILAGAAYLTDAFANVLLSNYADYAPVLKACVALPALTSELSLCVWLITSGRQAKRRVTATH from the coding sequence ATGAACGACACCCTGAGGAACAGCAACGAAGGTCCAGAGCATCGACCACTCCAGTCAGCGACCGCGCTCACTTCCGGAGTGGCGCTGCTGCTCATGGCGGTCCTCGCCCTCTTTGCCGAGTTCTTCGTTCGCGCCCGGCTGATGGATCCGAATGACCTCACGGTGACGCTCCATCACCTGCGCACCTCCGCATCCCTCTTCCGCGCTGGCATCGCGGCCAACCTGATCGTCGCCGTCCTGGACGTGATCGTCGCCGTCACCCTGTACGAGGTCTTCCGACACGCCGGGCGCGGCCTCGCCCTGCTTGCAGCAGCGCACCGCGTCGTGTATGCCGCCGTCTTCGCCACGGCGACCCTCGGCCAGATGCTCGCCGTGCACCTCGCCACCGGTGCCAACGTTCTCCCGGGCGGCCCGTCAAACCTCCTCGCGTCGGCGTTCCTGGACATGAACGCGTTCGGCTGGCAAATCGGCCTGGTATTCTTTGCGGTTCATCTCGCGATGCTCGGCGGGTTGATTGTGCGCTCCGGGGCTGCGCCCCGCTGGATCGGCGTGCTGCTCATCCTTGCGGGAGCGGCATACCTCACCGACGCCTTCGCAAACGTGCTGCTCTCAAATTACGCGGACTACGCCCCGGTCCTCAAAGCGTGCGTTGCCCTCCCTGCGCTGACCTCGGAGCTCTCGCTCTGCGTCTGGCTGATCACGTCCGGCCGGCAGGCCAAGCGGCGTGTGACAGCTACACACTAA